From Candidatus Doudnabacteria bacterium, a single genomic window includes:
- a CDS encoding CAP domain-containing protein: MKLKHYLLASKYNDYKPWIITTPALAVFCLVIWGLRFLMPSLSLAASSIDASDLMSRINAERTQRFIPALITNGKLINAAIGKAQDMMTRSYFAHVDPDGNYVWPRIEAAGYTPYLTLGENLAMDFTSASDMVSAWMNSPTHRENIVNPKFEDQGLATIAGTFEPDHDTIIAVSLFGALYKTPAPPAPPAYASPYTTPVTKARPPYATPYTTPVTTPVPAPAPAPIASLAISKDIKINSTSLSGHTLVNIDVVIAGSPTLVTARLKTQSITLIAGRSQGEFIGSFTFDPTEDLSHQTISVEARNNAGTKITQDFPVDIQSSQAASAATTAIAIPISNEAGIINILRIVFGIFALIYMGFLIVDAVIIRRAKVKRAGIHPNPHILILFLIAVVTLFANWF; encoded by the coding sequence ATGAAACTCAAACATTATCTGCTTGCCTCCAAATATAACGATTATAAGCCTTGGATCATAACTACCCCGGCCTTGGCGGTTTTTTGTCTGGTCATTTGGGGTCTGCGTTTCTTAATGCCTAGCCTCTCGCTGGCAGCATCCAGCATTGATGCGAGCGACCTGATGAGCAGGATCAATGCCGAACGGACCCAAAGATTTATTCCGGCTTTAATTACCAACGGCAAACTGATCAACGCTGCGATCGGCAAAGCCCAGGATATGATGACCCGAAGTTATTTTGCCCACGTCGATCCGGACGGCAATTACGTTTGGCCGAGGATCGAGGCGGCAGGCTATACTCCTTATCTGACGTTGGGCGAAAATCTGGCAATGGATTTCACTTCCGCGTCTGACATGGTCAGTGCCTGGATGAACAGTCCGACCCATCGGGAAAATATCGTTAATCCCAAATTTGAAGACCAGGGTCTGGCGACTATCGCAGGCACTTTTGAACCGGATCATGATACGATCATTGCCGTCAGCCTTTTTGGTGCGCTGTATAAAACACCGGCCCCGCCTGCTCCGCCGGCCTATGCTTCACCTTATACCACTCCGGTGACAAAAGCTCGGCCGCCGTACGCTACGCCTTATACCACTCCGGTGACAACACCCGTTCCGGCTCCGGCACCTGCCCCGATTGCCAGCCTGGCAATTTCCAAAGATATAAAAATTAATTCCACTTCCCTCTCAGGACATACGCTTGTGAATATTGATGTGGTTATTGCGGGTTCGCCGACTCTGGTCACAGCCAGGCTGAAGACCCAATCGATCACGCTCATCGCCGGAAGATCGCAGGGAGAATTCATCGGCTCATTCACTTTTGATCCGACTGAAGATCTATCTCACCAAACGATATCTGTGGAAGCGCGCAACAACGCCGGAACCAAGATCACTCAGGATTTTCCGGTTGACATCCAGTCCTCGCAAGCGGCAAGCGCGGCAACTACCGCAATTGCAATCCCGATTTCCAACGAAGCAGGCATCATTAATATTTTACGGATCGTATTCGGGATCTTTGCGCTAATTTATATGGGATTTCTGATCGTAGACGCTGTTATTATTCGCCGCGCAAAAGTAAAGCGGGCCGGGATCCATCCCAACCCGCATATTTTGATCTTATTTCTGATCGCGGTGGTAACTTTATTTGCCAATTGGTTTTGA
- a CDS encoding sortase: MTNQYISEIHSLLKLGDPNVSPAINGAPEGLPIAGENKADSHTPAVNVREHEQILHSNADTAKLNNNFVIKMNKSNPTVAHVKSFLIYPMIFIIAFGFFYIVLNFASVSAQVQGMFAKPQAQQILGDQLPAYDSWINGYFYSVSDATLLDPNSDIDKDGLSNMDEFIMRTNPTVADSDGDGYPDGMEVINYKNPWGTGNMTVSQKQLADTLDMNLINNRISYNAAPINPGLVAAASTTDYDLSKPGTLSIPRLNLTVPLIWSKDPSEFETDLTKGVIHYPGTAFPGQQGTIYVSGHSSDYIWKHDAMQSIFAKINFLKPGDDIFIDVYGVDGKVHNFRYQVTGNHVYKPDDQTQFIDNSSNKLNLSTCWPIGTSTNRIVVSAVQVGL; the protein is encoded by the coding sequence ATGACAAATCAATATATATCCGAAATCCATAGCTTGCTGAAGCTGGGTGACCCCAACGTCTCCCCGGCTATTAATGGCGCCCCGGAAGGTTTGCCCATTGCAGGCGAAAATAAAGCCGATTCTCATACCCCTGCCGTCAATGTGCGCGAACATGAGCAGATCTTGCACTCTAACGCAGATACGGCAAAGTTAAACAATAACTTCGTCATAAAGATGAACAAAAGCAACCCGACGGTTGCCCATGTAAAAAGCTTCCTGATCTATCCTATGATCTTTATAATCGCATTTGGTTTCTTTTACATTGTGCTGAACTTTGCATCAGTCAGCGCACAGGTCCAGGGTATGTTCGCAAAACCGCAAGCCCAGCAGATCCTCGGCGATCAGCTGCCGGCTTACGACTCATGGATCAACGGATACTTTTACTCAGTGTCCGATGCAACCCTCTTAGATCCGAATTCTGATATCGACAAGGACGGACTGTCCAACATGGATGAATTTATCATGCGCACCAACCCGACGGTCGCTGATTCTGACGGCGACGGATATCCTGATGGAATGGAAGTTATCAATTATAAAAATCCGTGGGGAACCGGCAATATGACTGTTTCGCAGAAACAGCTGGCTGACACATTGGATATGAACCTGATCAATAACCGTATCAGCTATAACGCGGCGCCGATCAATCCGGGCCTGGTTGCAGCTGCCAGTACAACCGACTATGACTTAAGCAAACCCGGCACTCTGTCTATCCCGAGACTGAACCTGACCGTGCCTTTGATCTGGTCCAAGGACCCGTCTGAATTTGAAACAGATTTGACTAAAGGCGTTATCCACTATCCCGGCACAGCGTTTCCCGGCCAGCAAGGCACTATCTATGTCTCAGGGCATTCTTCAGACTATATATGGAAGCATGATGCGATGCAAAGCATCTTTGCCAAGATCAATTTCCTAAAGCCCGGCGATGACATTTTTATCGACGTTTACGGAGTTGACGGCAAAGTCCACAATTTCCGCTATCAGGTTACCGGCAATCATGTTTATAAACCGGATGACCAGACCCAGTTCATCGACAACTCCAGCAACAAGCTGAATCTTTCAACTTGCTGGCCGATCGGCACATCCACTAACCGCATCGTAGTTTCCGCAGTTCAGGTTGGACTTTAA
- the galE gene encoding UDP-glucose 4-epimerase GalE, with the protein MDNKKQILVTGGAGYIGSHTVKLLQERGFDVLILDNLSTGHASSVSCPLIVGDLNDKDLLKKIFSEFEIEAVMHFAASLIVEESVLFPGKYFENNVVNGLNLLDAMIAAKVEKIIFSSTAAVYGEPHYERIDEDHPRLPLNPYGESKLIFEKILKWFSQAYGLSSVSLRYFNAGGASTDASLGEDKAVVTHLIPQVLRVAARQQETLKINGNDYATPDGTCIRDYIHVLDLANAHLLALDKLNDDAGVFAYNVGTGMGHSVNEVVTAAMEITGKMIPIEYGPRRAGDPAALVADVEKIKRELGFNPEHSDLNTIIRTAWAWHQKLLERQRNKILEEMQN; encoded by the coding sequence ATGGATAATAAGAAGCAGATCTTAGTGACCGGCGGTGCCGGATATATCGGTTCCCATACAGTGAAGCTTTTACAGGAGCGGGGATTTGATGTTTTGATACTGGACAATCTTTCGACCGGCCATGCGTCAAGCGTCTCATGCCCTCTGATCGTAGGCGATCTTAATGACAAGGATCTGCTGAAAAAGATATTTTCGGAATTTGAGATTGAAGCGGTAATGCATTTTGCCGCGTCGCTGATCGTTGAAGAATCCGTGCTGTTCCCGGGAAAGTATTTTGAGAACAATGTGGTCAACGGATTGAATCTGCTTGACGCCATGATTGCCGCGAAGGTCGAAAAGATAATTTTTTCTTCGACCGCTGCTGTTTATGGTGAACCTCATTATGAGCGCATTGACGAGGACCATCCCAGACTGCCTCTGAATCCTTACGGTGAAAGCAAATTAATTTTTGAAAAGATCCTTAAGTGGTTTTCCCAGGCGTACGGGCTATCTTCGGTTTCGCTGCGCTACTTCAATGCCGGCGGAGCATCAACTGATGCGTCCTTGGGCGAGGACAAGGCCGTGGTCACGCATCTGATCCCGCAGGTTTTACGCGTGGCGGCAAGACAGCAGGAAACGCTTAAGATCAACGGCAATGATTACGCAACTCCTGACGGCACCTGCATCCGTGATTATATCCATGTGCTTGACCTGGCAAATGCCCATCTGCTGGCTCTGGATAAATTAAATGACGATGCGGGCGTATTCGCCTACAATGTCGGGACAGGCATGGGGCACTCGGTCAACGAGGTAGTCACCGCGGCCATGGAAATTACCGGCAAGATGATCCCGATCGAATACGGACCCAGACGCGCGGGGGATCCGGCAGCTCTTGTTGCGGATGTGGAGAAAATTAAGCGGGAACTCGGATTCAATCCGGAACATTCCGATCTGAATACTATCATAAGAACAGCCTGGGCCTGGCACCAAAAATTGCTCGAGAGGCAGAGAAACAAAATTTTAGAGGAAATGCAAAATTGA
- a CDS encoding aminoglycoside phosphotransferase family protein: MKEIFPYKKSIDSKVVKAASEILGVPVISSSRLKGGVVNYVYKLKTAERTVVVKVFRNRFWPEDGKLQWIEKQFAKHKVPHAKMIYYSRNNKYFLFGLMISEYVAGLNAMEAVKKGVHTMADSYKATGNLLKRVHKIKLKKFGQINYGKGTDSNFINRELKKATGLIEKLIHHKNLKHEILNKFISAVRNGLEPFKKRFKPVLIHGDATRDNSILANNGEFILIDWDNAKSNIALWDYFVLTSWWPIGPEFKNPAKKKELKQAFFDGYGRSGFTNDEIEHIEPAIHLLIYAAVMDFFLFNKKDYKSFGQTRKQFEHIIRKIKIKNL, translated from the coding sequence ATGAAAGAAATATTTCCTTATAAAAAATCAATTGACTCGAAAGTAGTAAAAGCTGCGTCTGAAATTCTCGGCGTTCCTGTTATTTCTTCAAGCAGATTGAAAGGGGGCGTGGTTAATTATGTCTATAAATTAAAAACAGCTGAACGTACAGTTGTGGTCAAGGTTTTTCGGAATCGTTTTTGGCCCGAAGACGGCAAATTGCAATGGATAGAAAAGCAGTTCGCCAAGCATAAGGTCCCGCATGCAAAGATGATCTATTACAGCAGAAATAATAAATATTTTCTGTTCGGGTTGATGATATCAGAATATGTAGCCGGACTGAATGCAATGGAAGCGGTTAAAAAAGGCGTCCATACAATGGCTGATTCTTATAAAGCCACGGGCAATCTTTTGAAAAGGGTTCATAAGATAAAGTTAAAAAAATTCGGGCAGATAAATTACGGGAAAGGCACAGACAGTAATTTTATAAATCGTGAGCTAAAAAAAGCGACAGGACTGATCGAAAAGCTGATACATCATAAGAATCTTAAACACGAAATTCTTAATAAATTTATTTCAGCCGTGAGAAATGGACTCGAACCGTTCAAAAAGAGATTTAAACCGGTGCTGATCCATGGCGATGCAACCCGTGATAATTCTATTTTGGCTAATAACGGTGAATTTATTCTTATAGACTGGGATAATGCCAAGTCAAATATCGCGCTGTGGGATTATTTTGTTTTGACGTCGTGGTGGCCGATCGGACCAGAGTTTAAAAATCCCGCAAAAAAGAAAGAGTTAAAGCAGGCATTTTTTGACGGTTACGGGAGATCTGGGTTTACGAATGATGAAATTGAACATATTGAGCCAGCAATCCATCTCCTGATATATGCAGCAGTTATGGACTTTTTTTTATTTAACAAAAAAGATTATAAAAGTTTCGGCCAAACCCGCAAGCAGTTTGAGCATATTATTAGGAAAATTAAAATCAAAAATTTGTAA
- a CDS encoding dolichyl-phosphate beta-glucosyltransferase produces the protein MIKLSVVIPAYNEEHRIARTLLDVDGYLEKQNYEYEIIVVDNNSNDKTSEIVKNLESTSVQNARVITETIKGKGAAVRRGIFDSKGEFTVFMDADNATPIREIEKFWPYLESGIEVVIGSRYQDPSSVKIKQPFYKVLLSRASNILIQIVLIPHIKDTQCGFKAFKTSAAKEIFKNLTIFGWAFDMELLAIALRLSYRIKEVPVSWEEHGGSHVPLKAYLQSLVDLFRIKWKALTGKYSGK, from the coding sequence ATGATAAAACTTTCAGTCGTGATTCCGGCCTACAATGAGGAACACCGCATTGCGCGAACATTGCTCGATGTTGACGGCTATCTGGAAAAACAAAACTATGAGTACGAAATCATCGTCGTAGACAACAATAGTAACGATAAGACATCCGAAATCGTTAAAAATCTGGAGAGCACATCCGTTCAGAATGCCCGCGTGATCACGGAAACCATAAAAGGCAAGGGTGCTGCTGTGCGGCGCGGTATCTTTGACTCAAAAGGCGAGTTCACCGTATTCATGGATGCGGATAACGCGACCCCGATCCGAGAGATCGAAAAATTCTGGCCCTATCTTGAGTCGGGGATAGAAGTTGTGATCGGTTCGCGCTACCAGGACCCGTCAAGCGTCAAGATCAAGCAGCCTTTCTATAAAGTTCTTTTGTCGCGCGCAAGCAACATTTTGATCCAGATCGTGCTCATACCCCACATCAAAGACACGCAGTGCGGCTTCAAGGCTTTCAAGACCTCGGCGGCAAAAGAGATCTTCAAAAATTTGACCATCTTCGGCTGGGCATTCGACATGGAATTGCTTGCCATAGCTCTAAGATTGAGTTATAGAATAAAGGAAGTGCCGGTTTCGTGGGAAGAACACGGCGGCAGCCACGTTCCCCTTAAAGCCTATCTGCAATCTTTGGTTGATCTGTTCAGAATAAAATGGAAAGCCTTAACCGGAAAATATTCGGGTAAATGA
- a CDS encoding S8 family serine peptidase, with protein sequence MTQRNYTIFAKILIGILVPVFLFILLPKFSQASSPSTIQITFQVKTGANANSIFTRHKLKPTLLFANIFRAQIPADQLIAMQHDPDVNYAQIDHRLQVFAVTTSDPFFTADASDIDKQWYLPKIKVPDAWGYTKGLNSVIVAVIDTGIHASHVELNDGRVIGGFNVLTNQPILANTNSDDNGHGTSVAGVIGAIPNNVIGIAGIDWNIKLMPVKAIGADGSGDTSAVAGGIVWATDHGANIINLSLGGSGFNADLTLSNAITYAYNHGVLIVSAAGNDQADHGLNLDTSVVYPVCADNGSNMVLGVAATDSNDLKADFSNFGHNCVDISAPGERIITTAYLPNNPSDNVLIYGSGTSLAAPIVSGVAALLKSTNVNLSNVDLQNILMKTSDPIDALNQTSCLGGSCNGFLGKGRINALSSVMPQPFLDGSLFREAATGNIYFIENKTKRLVSAFVMTQRGFDTTSIMNEFNNQLASLPTGSPLPPVDGTLIMSSGDPQVYVLYQGLKRPVTYLVFVSRGYRFSDIQMLSPAEVANYASGDWYWPPDGTMVLVQGNPRVFVMDQQVARPVTFFVFTQRHLSFAKVVKVTADEFSHIPPAPDQYWLSPVEGTLVKSDIFPGIYVIENGVRRLLSFQAFTARGYQFASVKTLPELEVEVITPGLPIE encoded by the coding sequence ATGACACAACGAAACTATACAATCTTTGCAAAGATCTTAATCGGCATTTTGGTGCCAGTTTTTTTATTCATATTGCTCCCGAAGTTTTCGCAAGCTTCCAGTCCAAGCACCATTCAGATAACTTTCCAGGTCAAAACAGGAGCTAATGCAAATTCGATCTTTACCCGCCATAAGCTCAAACCCACTTTATTGTTTGCCAACATATTCAGAGCGCAAATTCCGGCTGATCAGCTGATCGCAATGCAGCATGATCCGGATGTGAATTACGCGCAGATCGACCATCGCTTGCAGGTCTTTGCAGTTACGACTTCCGATCCTTTTTTTACCGCTGACGCCTCGGACATCGACAAACAGTGGTATCTGCCAAAGATCAAGGTTCCTGATGCATGGGGTTATACGAAAGGTTTGAACAGCGTAATTGTCGCGGTCATTGATACGGGAATTCACGCAAGCCATGTCGAGCTCAACGATGGCCGGGTGATCGGCGGGTTTAATGTCCTGACCAACCAGCCTATATTGGCCAATACAAATTCAGACGACAATGGCCATGGGACCTCGGTGGCCGGCGTCATCGGCGCTATTCCCAACAATGTCATCGGGATCGCCGGAATTGATTGGAATATAAAATTGATGCCTGTGAAAGCCATCGGTGCGGATGGCAGCGGCGATACGTCTGCGGTTGCCGGAGGGATCGTCTGGGCCACGGACCACGGCGCGAATATCATCAACCTGAGTTTGGGCGGCAGCGGATTCAACGCTGACCTGACCTTAAGCAATGCAATTACATATGCCTACAACCACGGGGTGTTGATCGTGTCCGCTGCGGGAAATGACCAAGCCGATCACGGTCTGAATTTGGATACCTCAGTTGTTTATCCGGTATGCGCTGACAATGGCAGCAATATGGTTTTGGGAGTGGCTGCCACTGACAGCAATGATCTGAAAGCGGATTTTTCCAACTTTGGCCATAACTGCGTGGACATCTCAGCTCCGGGAGAAAGAATTATAACCACGGCTTACTTGCCCAATAATCCGTCTGATAATGTTTTGATCTACGGCTCCGGCACTTCGTTGGCCGCACCCATCGTGTCGGGAGTCGCAGCGCTGCTAAAATCGACCAATGTGAATTTATCTAACGTTGATCTGCAGAATATCCTGATGAAAACTTCAGACCCGATAGACGCTCTGAACCAAACCAGTTGTTTGGGCGGTTCGTGCAACGGATTTTTGGGCAAAGGCAGGATCAATGCCTTATCTTCTGTTATGCCGCAGCCGTTCTTGGACGGCAGTCTGTTTCGTGAAGCTGCGACCGGCAATATTTATTTCATTGAGAACAAAACCAAGCGTCTGGTATCAGCTTTTGTCATGACCCAGCGGGGCTTTGATACCACAAGTATCATGAATGAATTTAATAATCAACTGGCTAGTTTGCCGACCGGTAGCCCTTTGCCGCCGGTGGACGGCACACTGATCATGTCTTCCGGAGATCCGCAAGTTTATGTTCTTTACCAGGGATTGAAGCGGCCTGTGACATATCTTGTCTTTGTTTCTAGGGGCTATAGGTTTTCGGATATCCAGATGCTTTCGCCGGCAGAGGTCGCAAACTACGCTTCAGGTGATTGGTATTGGCCGCCGGACGGAACAATGGTTTTAGTCCAAGGTAATCCTCGGGTGTTTGTCATGGACCAGCAGGTTGCCCGGCCGGTAACATTTTTCGTGTTCACTCAAAGGCATTTATCATTCGCTAAGGTGGTGAAAGTTACGGCTGATGAGTTTTCCCACATCCCGCCCGCGCCGGATCAGTATTGGCTTTCTCCTGTTGAAGGTACGCTGGTCAAGTCGGATATTTTCCCGGGAATTTACGTGATCGAAAACGGCGTTCGAAGATTACTGTCATTTCAGGCGTTTACCGCCAGAGGCTATCAATTCGCCAGTGTGAAAACTTTGCCGGAACTGGAAGTTGAGGTGATAACCCCGGGGTTGCCGATCGAATAA
- a CDS encoding ABC transporter ATP-binding protein — MENIIEVTNLTKKYKEIAVDNISFSVRPGEIFGILGPNGAGKTTTLEMIEGLKVKTSGQAFLDGHDVSKQTRLVKSLIGVQLQSSSFFDLLNLKELLNTFASLYNRKVDPMELLREVQLEEKAGAMVKELSGGQKQRFSIAAALVNDPKVLFLDEPTTGLDPQARRNLWDLISQINKKGKTIVLTTHYMDEAEILCDRIAIMDHARIIALDTTPELLKLPGLETSLHFRVDKDCAPEHLQKLEGVTHVEHEDHSYKLTTNNAEASLGGLFKHAKDCGFKLIDLQLKQPTLEDVFLKLTGRALRE, encoded by the coding sequence ATGGAAAATATTATTGAGGTTACGAATTTAACTAAGAAGTATAAAGAAATTGCGGTAGACAATATTTCTTTCAGCGTGCGTCCCGGAGAGATCTTCGGCATTCTCGGGCCGAACGGGGCCGGCAAGACAACGACTTTGGAAATGATCGAGGGTTTGAAGGTAAAAACTTCAGGCCAGGCTTTCTTGGATGGGCACGATGTTTCAAAGCAGACGCGGCTGGTCAAATCCCTGATCGGTGTGCAGCTGCAGTCGTCTTCGTTCTTTGACTTGCTTAATCTGAAGGAATTGCTCAACACCTTCGCTTCGCTGTATAACCGGAAAGTTGATCCGATGGAACTTTTGCGAGAGGTCCAGCTGGAAGAAAAAGCCGGCGCCATGGTCAAAGAACTCTCAGGCGGGCAAAAGCAGAGATTCTCGATCGCGGCGGCACTCGTGAATGACCCGAAAGTATTGTTTTTGGACGAACCGACCACAGGACTTGATCCTCAGGCCAGGCGCAATCTTTGGGACCTGATCTCCCAGATCAACAAAAAAGGTAAAACGATCGTTCTGACCACTCACTATATGGATGAGGCGGAGATTTTGTGCGACCGCATAGCGATCATGGACCATGCGCGCATCATTGCGCTGGACACCACGCCCGAGCTTTTGAAACTGCCGGGACTGGAGACCAGCCTGCATTTTCGCGTGGATAAGGATTGTGCACCTGAGCATCTGCAAAAACTGGAAGGGGTCACTCATGTGGAGCACGAAGACCACAGCTACAAGCTGACCACCAATAATGCCGAAGCATCCTTGGGCGGTTTGTTCAAGCACGCAAAGGACTGCGGGTTCAAGCTGATAGATCTGCAGCTGAAGCAGCCGACCTTGGAAGATGTATTCCTTAAATTGACTGGACGCGCGCTTCGTGAATAA
- a CDS encoding ABC transporter permease produces the protein MRTLFTLTWASIKMFVRNKQALFFTFFSPLLIMLIFGAIGLDKVQKIDVGVALSAPPTDGTAKFVEALKQVPSFTIHEGLESDLRTQILNDKLSAVFLIPGDLIPDVVPPANPPAPIPMPDNSVPPVPAVTPDTSTPPPAAPAVVPPAPPQTKTVTVLTNSGQAQQAGIASSIMSEVLDKTALNISGGAGLFKLETQEINSNHLNYVDFLLPGLIALSLMQMSVFSTAFVFTNYKEKGILKRLIATPMRPATFVGANVITRLIVSFIQVFIFILVGILYLKAHVIGSYWLIALIAILGSIMFLGLGFTISGISKTTESVPALANLIVFPMLFLGGTFFPISSFPNWLQHVAKYLPLTYLSDSMRQVMTKNASFGDIRTDLLWMLAWSVVLVGLANITFGFEEKRQ, from the coding sequence ATGCGAACACTTTTTACACTTACATGGGCGTCTATAAAAATGTTTGTGCGCAACAAGCAGGCCTTGTTTTTTACATTCTTCTCGCCGCTTCTGATAATGCTCATCTTCGGAGCGATCGGCCTGGATAAGGTCCAAAAGATCGACGTGGGTGTGGCGCTGTCCGCTCCTCCAACTGACGGTACAGCTAAGTTTGTGGAAGCTTTAAAACAAGTCCCGTCTTTTACGATCCACGAAGGGCTAGAATCCGATCTGCGTACGCAAATTCTGAACGATAAACTTTCGGCAGTGTTTTTGATCCCAGGGGATCTCATCCCTGATGTTGTGCCACCGGCAAATCCTCCCGCCCCGATCCCTATGCCGGACAATTCCGTTCCCCCTGTCCCTGCGGTAACCCCGGACACCTCGACACCGCCTCCCGCGGCTCCGGCAGTCGTGCCACCCGCTCCACCCCAGACCAAGACGGTAACTGTCCTGACCAATTCCGGACAGGCTCAGCAGGCGGGGATAGCATCAAGTATTATGAGCGAGGTTTTGGATAAGACCGCATTGAACATTTCCGGCGGCGCCGGTTTGTTCAAGCTTGAAACACAGGAGATCAATTCCAATCATCTGAACTACGTGGATTTTCTTCTGCCCGGCCTGATCGCTTTGTCTCTGATGCAGATGTCGGTTTTCTCAACCGCATTCGTATTCACTAACTATAAAGAAAAGGGGATACTCAAGCGTTTGATCGCAACTCCCATGCGCCCGGCGACATTTGTCGGAGCCAATGTCATTACAAGACTGATAGTTTCATTCATCCAGGTTTTTATATTCATTCTTGTAGGAATTTTATATCTGAAGGCTCACGTCATCGGCTCATACTGGCTGATCGCCCTTATCGCTATCCTGGGCAGTATTATGTTCCTGGGACTGGGCTTTACGATCTCCGGAATTTCCAAAACCACGGAGTCAGTGCCGGCGCTTGCTAACCTTATCGTTTTCCCAATGCTTTTCCTCGGCGGGACATTTTTCCCCATCTCATCTTTCCCGAACTGGCTGCAGCACGTCGCTAAATACCTGCCATTGACGTATCTTTCCGATTCCATGCGCCAGGTCATGACGAAGAACGCCTCGTTTGGCGATATCCGCACGGACCTGCTTTGGATGCTGGCGTGGTCTGTGGTTTTAGTGGGCTTGGCCAATATCACATTCGGGTTTGAGGAAAAGCGGCAATAA
- a CDS encoding ATP-binding cassette domain-containing protein gives MDNIIEVKDLVKKYGDFTAVDKISFAVKKGEIFAFLGPNGAGKSTTIKMLTTLLNPTSGDIELNGDNPVKDPNGVRHSFGIVFQDPSLDDELTAWENMEFHGVLYDVEKSLRRKRIEELMKFVELWDRKDSLVKEFSGGMKRRLEIARGLLHHPKIIFLDEPTLGLDPQTRNHMWTYLEELNKTEGITVFFTTHYMEEASRIAQRIAIIDHGKIIATGTSAELQAQTQTDSLEDAFLKLTGSEIRQEDANSTDRSRNMYQMRTGGGRR, from the coding sequence ATGGATAACATCATTGAAGTCAAAGATTTAGTGAAAAAGTACGGTGATTTTACGGCCGTGGACAAGATCTCCTTTGCAGTCAAAAAAGGCGAGATTTTTGCATTCCTCGGCCCGAATGGCGCGGGCAAGTCCACAACCATTAAAATGCTGACCACACTTCTGAATCCGACTTCCGGCGATATAGAGCTGAACGGCGATAATCCCGTCAAAGATCCCAATGGCGTGCGCCACTCATTTGGCATTGTTTTCCAAGACCCGAGCCTGGATGACGAGCTTACCGCCTGGGAGAATATGGAATTTCACGGCGTGCTTTATGATGTGGAAAAAAGCCTGCGCCGAAAGAGAATTGAAGAGCTGATGAAATTCGTGGAACTGTGGGACAGAAAAGACAGTTTGGTCAAGGAATTTTCCGGCGGCATGAAGCGAAGGCTGGAGATCGCCCGCGGCCTGCTGCACCATCCGAAGATAATTTTTTTGGATGAGCCGACCTTGGGACTGGATCCGCAGACAAGGAACCATATGTGGACATACTTGGAAGAACTGAATAAAACCGAAGGCATAACGGTATTCTTCACCACGCACTATATGGAAGAAGCCAGCCGCATTGCCCAGCGTATCGCTATTATTGACCATGGCAAGATCATTGCCACAGGCACTTCCGCTGAGCTTCAGGCCCAGACCCAAACTGATTCTTTGGAAGACGCGTTTTTAAAGCTGACAGGCAGCGAAATTCGCCAAGAAGATGCCAATTCAACCGACCGATCGCGCAACATGTACCAAATGCGCACCGGGGGCGGCAGGAGATAA
- a CDS encoding ABC transporter permease, with the protein MKTIYIMWLRELKRYSRSRSRIIGSLGQPILFLLALGYGLGSVFQKAGQGNYIDFLAPGIIGMSIIFTSIFSGIQVIYDRQFGFLKETMVAPVSRFNIMIGRTLGGATVATIQGTLVFFLALIPGFRPQNWLLVLPLILVMLLVGTMFTALGTAIASQLEDLQGFQLIMNFLVMPLFFLSGALFPLAGLPSFLVFITRFDPLSYGIDAFRVLLSNSGHYSLSLDLSVLVVITLVFLSIGSYLFSKVQI; encoded by the coding sequence ATGAAAACTATTTACATAATGTGGCTTCGCGAACTTAAGCGCTATAGCCGCTCCAGATCCAGAATTATCGGATCCTTAGGCCAGCCGATCCTTTTTCTGCTTGCCTTAGGTTACGGCCTGGGGTCAGTGTTCCAAAAAGCCGGCCAGGGAAACTATATTGATTTTTTGGCCCCCGGCATAATCGGCATGAGCATTATTTTTACTTCGATATTTTCCGGCATTCAGGTGATCTATGACCGCCAGTTCGGGTTTCTGAAAGAAACCATGGTCGCGCCCGTATCGCGGTTCAATATCATGATCGGCCGCACTTTGGGCGGGGCAACCGTGGCAACCATCCAAGGAACCTTAGTTTTTTTCCTGGCTCTGATCCCCGGATTCAGGCCCCAAAATTGGCTATTGGTTCTGCCGCTGATCTTGGTCATGCTTTTGGTCGGAACAATGTTCACGGCCCTGGGCACGGCGATTGCTTCCCAGCTTGAGGACTTGCAGGGCTTCCAGTTGATCATGAATTTTTTGGTCATGCCGCTGTTTTTCCTGTCAGGCGCGCTGTTCCCGCTGGCGGGTCTGCCTTCGTTTTTAGTTTTTATCACCAGATTTGATCCGTTGTCGTATGGCATAGACGCATTCCGGGTTCTGCTGTCCAACTCGGGGCATTATAGTTTGAGCCTTGATCTGTCAGTGCTGGTTGTGATCACTTTAGTTTTCTTGTCCATCGGAAGTTACTTATTTTCCAAGGTTCAGATCTGA